A part of Podarcis muralis chromosome 13, rPodMur119.hap1.1, whole genome shotgun sequence genomic DNA contains:
- the LOC144325282 gene encoding vomeronasal type-2 receptor 26-like: MVPNEDLQYKGIIQLLLHFGWKWVGLITPANEAGEQFLKTIEPMLFKNEICSAFTERTEYYVQFSFKISDMVDQSKLSLPAFMKSKANAIVIYGESTSIIWLTSVFISRNMIQLILPQSVRNELEGKVWITAAQIDFISNIVGKLIDPNIQMLQGAISITIHSKEIQDFSDFLQDVKPSGQDADGFIKNFWEQSFLCSVSKSSALALIMGTCTGEEMLESLPAPFFEMSMTGHSYSIYNAVYALAHALHIRCSSEAICKRTMDGNTQNVEPWQLHSFLQRLSFNNSAGDEITFNEHGELAAGFDITNLVTFPNNSYVRVKVGKLDPQAPPGKELTIYGNRIQWHRGFSQVPPISLCNIKCRPGYEKKRKEGKKFCCYACDPCPHGMFSNEKGLETCARCPPDQYPNEEQNECIPKKPNVLGFDETLAIIPTFSALLFSLITAMVLGIFIKHRDTAIVKANNRSLTYILLISLLLCFLCSLMFIGMPNKTTCPLRQTAFGIVFSVALSSILAKTISVVLAFMATKPDSTIRKWVGRKLAYSIVLSGSSVQVGLCVFWLATSAPFPDVDMHSSSEEIIFLCNEGSALMFYGVLGYMGFLAIISFAVAFLARKLPDSFNEAKFITFSMLVYCSVWFSFIPTYLSTRGKYMVAVEIFSILASSAGLLGCIFSPKCYIIVVRPELNNREQLIRRKM; the protein is encoded by the exons ATGGTCCCCAATGAAGATCTTCAGTACAAGGGAATTATCCAGTTActtctgcattttggatggaaatGGGTTGGGCTCATCACTCCAGCTAATGAAGCTGGAGAACAATTCTTGAAGACCATTGAACCAATGCTCTTCAAGAATGAAATCTGCTCAGCATTCACAGAAAGAACGGAATACTATGTGCAATTCAGCTTTAAAATATCTGATATGGTGGATCAATCAAAGCTTTCCTTACCAGCTTtcatgaaaagcaaagcaaatgcgATTGTTATATATGGAGAAAGTACATCTATTATATGGCTTACatctgtttttatttcaaggAATATGATTCAGCTAATTCTTCCTCAATCTGTGAGGAACGAACTTGAAGGGAAAGTATGGATTACAGCAGCCCAAATAGATTTCATATCAAATATTGTAGGAAAACTGATTGACCCTAATATACAAATGCTCCAAGGTGCTATATCCATTACAATTCACTCCAAGGAGATTCAAGACTTCTCAGACTTTCTGCAGGATGTAAAGCCTTCTGGACAAGATGCAGATGGTTTCATAAAGAATTTCTGGGAACAATCATTTCTTTGTTCAGTTTCAAAGTCCTCTGCATTAGCACTCATTATGGGTACATGTACTGGAGAGGAGatgctggagagccttcctgcaccattttttgaaatgagcatgaccggccacagctacagtatctataatgctgtctatgctctggCACATGCCTTACATATTAGGTGCTCATCTGAAGCCATCTGCAAAAGGACAATGGACGGAAACACTCAGAATGTAGAGCCTTGGCAG CTGCACTCATTCCTGCAGAGGCTctcattcaacaacagtgctggcgATGAAATTACATTCAATGAACATGGAGAATTAGCAGCTGGATTTGATATTACAAACCTGGTCACTTTCCCAAATAATTCCTATGTCAGGGTCAAAGTTGGAAAGCTGGATCCTCAGGCCCCTCCTGGAAAAGAGCTCACCATTTACGGGAACAGAATTCAATGGCACAGAGGCTTCTCTCAG GTGCCACCCATTTCCTTATGTAATATCAAATGCCGTCCTGGTtatgagaagaaaaggaaggaggggaagaagTTCTGTTGTTATGCTTGTGATCCATGTCCTCATGGGATGTTCTCAAATGAGAAGG GGTTGGAAACCTGTGCCAGATGTCCTCCGGATCAATATCCAAATGAAGAGCAGAATGAGTGCATTCCCAAGAAACCAAACGTCCTAGGCTTTGATGAAACTTTGGCCATTATTCCAACTTTCTCTGCACTTTTATTCTCTCTGATCACAGCTATGGTACTTGGCATTTTCATTAAGCACCGGGACACTGCcatcgtcaaagccaacaacagaagCCTCACTTAcattctcctcatctccctcctcttgTGTTTCCTGTGCTCCTTGATGTTCATTGGAATGCCTAATAAAACAACCTGCCCCCTCCGACAAACGGCttttggcattgtcttctctgTGGCCCTCTCTAGCATCTTGGCCAAGACTATTTCAgtggttttggcattcatggctaccAAGCCAGATTCCACAATCAGGAAGTGGGTAGGCAGAAAACTGGCTTACTCCATTGTCCTTTCCGGCTCCAGTGTTCAAGTGGGACTCTGTGTTTTCTGGCTGGCAACCTCGgccccattcccagatgtggacatgcatTCAAGCAGTGAAGAAATTATATTCttatgtaatgaagggtcagcTCTCATGTTCTATGGTGttttgggctacatgggcttcctggccattaTCAGCTTCGCTGTGGCCTTCTTAGCCAGGAAGTTGCCAGAcagcttcaatgaagccaagttcatcaccttcagcatgctggtctacTGCAGTGTTTGGTTCTCCTTTATTCCCACATACTTGAGcaccagaggaaaatacatggtggctgtggagatcttctccatcttggcttccagtgctgggctgctgggttgcatcttttcccctaaatgctacattattgtggtgaggcctgagctgaataaCAGAGAGCAGCTGATACGGAGAAAGATGTAA